A genomic window from Diospyros lotus cultivar Yz01 chromosome 2, ASM1463336v1, whole genome shotgun sequence includes:
- the LOC127793968 gene encoding uncharacterized protein LOC127793968: MNHSLVGCSTALTMGKGDLKITDITMFDALLRSKFYLKCKSSMKITNSRLEMIKRKRNAMQNYLKKDIADLLKNGLDVNAYGRAEGFLFELNLSACYNFVEQFCGCISNHLPAMDKQRRCPEECREAVPSLMFAAARFADLPELRDLRSIFAARYGNSLDAYVNQEFVEKLKAVPPTKETKLQLLQDIALESGTRRDFRPLQQKLYNPDPPASEQAWSKNTDDDKHKLQKRRDGSVPKTENRVINNKLHDERYTPPERKKEDVPFLVRRNAGDETHMANENNAVHGGDLATLPIKGTRVSKFTRTEHRNKSSSEGSVPEEEAQEQKPFHYRFVSPPYTKPKAGESETGLEISSVGPGSEGTATIKVKGHVDEEDNRHQDYSLGETKPKPRSVRRRRSKPPPGSDNIGNNEGDKNLTSNGSRLEAAKLDLNIANQDYCDQKDEEERMMDSLLMHYSKKQPPYKVGKVEAATIDGNNAAKKTTKDGPPARAASLPLEPTNPTETNKGAIRASSFQPDRGHVHPNLPDYDDFVARLAALRGK, from the exons ATGAATCATTCTCTTGTCGGGTGCTCTACAGCTTTAACTATGGGAAAGGGAGACCT GAAGATCACTGATATCACCATGTTTGACGCGTTGTTGAGGAGCAAATTCTACTTAAAATG CAAGTCATCAATGAAGATCACCAATTCTCGGCTGGAGATGATAAAGCGGAAGAGAAACGCAATGCAGAACTACCTGAAGAAAGATATCGCCGATCTTCTCAAGAATGGCCTCGACGTCAATGCCTATGGCAGG GCTGAGGGCTTCCTCTTTGAGCTGAATCTGTCAGCATGCTACAATTTCGTGGAGCAATTTTGTGGGTGCATCTCAAATCATCTTCCTGCCATGGATAAGCAGAG ACGATGCCCAGAGGAATGCAGGGAAGCTGTGCCTTCTTTGATGTTTGCAGCAGCAAGATTTGCTGATTTGCCAGAACTACGTGACCTCAGAAGTATATTTGCTGCCCGATATGGGAATTCTCTTGATGCCTATGTCAATCAAGAG TTTGTTGAGAAATTGAAGGCTGTACCTCCTACAAAGGAAACGAAGCTTCAATTACTGCAAGATATAGCATTAGAGTCGGGTACAAGAAGGGATTTCAGGCCCTTGCAACAGAAGCTGTATAATCCTGATCCACCTGCATCTGAACAA GCCTGGTCTAAGAATACTGATGATGACAAACACAAATTGCAGAAAAGGAGAGATGGATCTGTCCCAAAAACAGAAAACCGGGTGATCAATAATAAACTGCATGATGAAAGGTATACTCCTccagaaaggaaaaaagaagatgTTCCATTTCTTGTAAGAAGGAATGCTGGTGATGAAACACACATGGCTAATGAAAACAATGCTGTCCATGGAGGAGATCTAGCAACCTTACCCATTAAAGGTACTCGAGTGTCGAAATTTACCAGAACTGAACATCGGAATAAGTCAAGTTCAGAGGGCAGTGTTCCTGAGGAGGAAGCTCAGGAGCAGAAGCCCTTCCATTACAGATTTGTCTCCCCTCCTTACACCAAACCAAAAGCCGGTGAATCTGAAACCGGTTTGGAGATTTCTTCTGTTGGTCCCGGCAGTGAAGGGACAGCAACAATCAAAGTTAAAGGCCATGTTGACGAGGAGGATAATCGACATCAGGACTATTCACTTGGCGAAACAAAGCCAAAACCTAGATCAGTTCGAAGGAGACGCTCGAAACCTCCACCAGGTTCTGATAACATTGGCAACAACGAAGGTGATAAGAACTTGACTTCAAATGGAAGCAGGCTGGAAGCTGCAAAACTAGACCTTAACATTGCAAACCAGGATTATTGTGATCAAAAGGATGAAGAGGAAAGAATGATGGATAGTCTTCTGATGCATTATAGCAAAAAACAGCCGCCTTATAAGGTGGGAAAAGTAGAAGCAGCAACCATCGATGGCAACAATGCTGCAAAGAAGACAACCAAAGATGGACCTCCAGCAAGAGCAGCGTCTCTCCCGCTCGAACCAACAAATCCAACTGAGACAAACAAGGGAGCTATCCGAGCATCTTCCTTCCAACCAGACCGGGGGCACGTGCATCCTAATCTACCAGACTACGATGACTTTGTCGCAAGGCTTGCAGCCCTTAGAGGGAAGTAA